A portion of the Stigmatella aurantiaca DW4/3-1 genome contains these proteins:
- a CDS encoding PQQ-dependent sugar dehydrogenase: MRHWLFPFTVLLWMSFSSGCSHSSGPSRDGGADSGTLPESPDAGSPLPEASVQVPVTVPEGLNTYPFNSPRTLLVPPGFSISVFARVPDARFIALAPNGDVLVSQPDQQGMVKLLRPRAGQTPAVFDWASGLRRPHDIVFHTRAGTTWVYVSETHRVTRSVWTPGETVRGDATVLVDGLPDSSADELQGKYGHELKNIAVDSEGRLYISIASTCNACLSDTQSTPQRAAIYRYAPDGTGGQLFAGGLRNAEGLAFEPGTDQLWVTVNGRDNIPYPHDDGTGKYGQVLAEYVDNHPPESLTRVREGGRYGWPFCNPNPDTASGMKQMPFDRDYNLNRTGSVDCAQMDRVDQGIQAHSAPLGLLFLQGTSFPEPYTPGLVVAYHGSWNHTQGVGYKVAHFGWDAATRQPTGERALVKGWVGADNKVWGRPVDMAVLPDGALLISDDRAGALYLLRKD, from the coding sequence ATGCGCCACTGGCTCTTCCCCTTCACCGTGCTGTTGTGGATGTCTTTCTCCTCCGGGTGCAGCCACTCCTCGGGGCCTTCGCGGGATGGAGGGGCGGACAGTGGAACCCTGCCGGAGTCCCCGGATGCGGGCTCGCCCCTTCCAGAGGCCAGCGTGCAGGTCCCGGTCACCGTGCCCGAGGGGCTGAACACATACCCCTTCAACTCGCCGCGCACCCTCCTGGTGCCGCCGGGCTTCTCCATCTCCGTCTTCGCCCGGGTGCCCGATGCGCGCTTCATCGCGCTCGCCCCCAATGGCGACGTGCTGGTCTCCCAACCCGATCAGCAGGGCATGGTGAAGCTGTTGCGCCCGCGGGCCGGGCAGACCCCCGCGGTCTTCGATTGGGCCTCGGGGTTGCGGCGGCCCCATGACATCGTCTTCCACACCCGGGCAGGCACCACCTGGGTGTACGTGTCGGAGACCCACCGCGTGACGCGCTCGGTCTGGACGCCCGGAGAAACGGTGCGGGGCGATGCCACGGTGCTCGTGGATGGATTGCCGGACAGCAGCGCGGATGAGCTGCAAGGCAAGTACGGGCACGAGCTGAAGAACATCGCCGTCGACTCGGAGGGACGGCTCTACATCTCCATCGCCTCCACCTGCAACGCGTGCCTCTCCGACACGCAGAGCACGCCCCAGCGCGCCGCGATCTACCGCTACGCGCCGGATGGGACGGGGGGACAGCTCTTCGCCGGAGGGCTGCGCAACGCCGAGGGTTTGGCCTTCGAGCCTGGCACGGACCAGCTCTGGGTGACGGTGAACGGGCGCGACAACATTCCCTATCCCCACGATGATGGCACCGGCAAGTACGGCCAGGTCCTGGCCGAGTACGTGGACAACCACCCGCCCGAGTCCCTCACGCGGGTGCGCGAGGGGGGCCGTTATGGCTGGCCTTTCTGCAATCCCAACCCGGACACGGCGAGCGGCATGAAGCAGATGCCCTTCGATCGCGACTACAACCTCAACCGCACTGGCAGCGTGGACTGCGCTCAGATGGACCGCGTCGATCAGGGCATCCAGGCGCACTCGGCGCCGCTGGGGTTGCTCTTCCTCCAGGGGACGTCCTTCCCGGAGCCCTACACGCCGGGCCTGGTGGTGGCGTATCACGGCTCGTGGAATCACACCCAGGGCGTGGGTTACAAGGTCGCGCACTTTGGCTGGGATGCGGCCACGCGCCAGCCCACCGGGGAGCGGGCCCTCGTCAAAGGCTGGGTGGGGGCCGACAACAAGGTCTGGGGCCGGCCGGTGGACATGGCCGTCCTTCCGGACGGCGCCCTGCTGATCAGCGACGACAGGGCCGGTGCGCTGTACCTGCTGCGCAAGGACTGA
- a CDS encoding amidohydrolase family protein: MPSAWAQTPPPASPPAAAPAPPPAWNVNAPGFPSTEVPLDVTEGTWMSVDVSPKGDELVFDLLGDLYTLPIAGGEAKALTTGAAWDMQPRYSPDGASIAFTSDRGGGDNLWIMKRDGSDSRPVTQESFRLLNSPTWSPDSQYLVARKHFSSRRSLGAGEMWLYHRAGGEGVQLTERPNDQKDAGEPAFSPDGRFLYFSQDTTPGKVFEYNKDPNGQIYVIQRLNLETKELEPFITGPGGSVRPTPSPDGKSLAFVRRVRGKSVLFSADLVSGAERPLFDGLDRDMQETWAIHGVYPAMAWTPDSKSLVFWAQGKLNRIDVASKRVTPIPFHVKGTRTLFARVHSPQAQAVVPERFPVKMLRWVQVSPKGDRVVYQALGHLYTRELPDGLPRRLTKQTEHFEMHPSFSRDGKSIVYTTWDDDKLGTVRVVSAGGGEGKVVSAQPGFYLEPAFSPDGRSIVYRASGGGYLLPGLYSRDPGLYVVGKDGGTPRRLSKDGEQPHFGAGSDRVYFLAVEGGEKEDKRELRSIGLDGTAPRTHLTSAEVSTYRVSPDERWVAFQEVFNAYVAPLSRGGKTVVASKDSKALPVTRVSRDAGNFLHWSGDSKRLYWALGPELFSRELKEAFSFVEGAPEKLPEPPQKGLEIGFLEKADVPTGTVALVGGRILSMRGDEVIEDGVVVVSGNRITAVGKAGQVQVPAGAKVVDVSGKTVMPGLVDVHWHGAMGSEGILPEQSWVHLASLAFGVTTLHDPSNATGEIFAASELGRAGFTLSPRIFSTGTILYGAQGVGYRAPIDTLDDARSHLRRMKAVGAFSVKSYNQPRRDQRQKVLQAARELGMLVVPEGGSLFHHNMTMVVDGHTGVEHSLPVGRIYADVLQLWGPSKVGYTPTLGVAYGGLMGEEYWYQKTNVWENPRLAAFVPRRVVDAASRRRLRVPDEEFNHMRVAKAAKELNDAGVSVQLGAHGQREGLAAHWELSMFGQGGMSPLQALRAGTLAGAAYLGLDKELGSLEVGKLADLIVLDRNPLENLSHTDSVRYTMVNGRLFDAATMNEVGNHPRSRAKLFFEQEGGDAWAPGMTHTLEED; encoded by the coding sequence ATGCCCTCCGCTTGGGCCCAGACGCCTCCCCCGGCTTCCCCGCCCGCGGCGGCCCCGGCCCCTCCTCCCGCCTGGAACGTCAACGCGCCCGGCTTCCCCTCCACCGAGGTGCCCCTCGATGTCACCGAGGGCACCTGGATGAGCGTGGACGTGAGCCCCAAGGGGGACGAGCTCGTCTTCGACCTGCTGGGGGACCTCTACACGCTGCCCATCGCCGGCGGCGAGGCGAAGGCCCTCACCACGGGGGCCGCCTGGGACATGCAGCCCCGCTACAGCCCGGATGGCGCCTCCATCGCCTTCACGAGCGACCGGGGTGGCGGCGACAACCTGTGGATCATGAAGCGGGATGGCTCGGACTCGCGCCCCGTGACGCAGGAGTCCTTCCGCCTGCTCAACAGCCCCACCTGGTCTCCGGACAGCCAGTACCTCGTGGCGCGCAAGCACTTCTCCTCCCGGCGCTCGCTGGGCGCGGGCGAGATGTGGCTCTACCACCGCGCGGGCGGCGAGGGCGTCCAGCTCACCGAGCGGCCCAATGATCAGAAGGATGCGGGCGAGCCCGCGTTCTCCCCGGATGGCCGCTTCCTCTACTTCAGCCAGGACACCACCCCGGGCAAGGTGTTCGAGTACAACAAGGATCCGAACGGGCAAATTTACGTCATCCAGCGGCTGAACCTGGAGACGAAGGAGCTGGAGCCCTTCATCACCGGTCCGGGCGGCTCGGTGCGGCCCACGCCCTCGCCGGACGGCAAGTCGCTGGCCTTCGTGCGGCGGGTGCGCGGCAAGAGCGTGCTGTTCTCCGCGGACCTGGTCTCGGGGGCCGAGCGCCCGCTGTTCGATGGGCTCGACCGCGACATGCAGGAGACGTGGGCCATCCATGGCGTGTACCCGGCGATGGCCTGGACGCCGGACAGCAAGTCGCTCGTCTTCTGGGCGCAGGGAAAGCTGAACCGCATCGACGTGGCCAGCAAGCGCGTGACGCCCATTCCCTTTCACGTGAAGGGCACCCGGACCTTGTTCGCACGCGTGCACTCCCCGCAGGCGCAAGCCGTGGTCCCCGAGCGCTTCCCGGTGAAGATGCTGCGGTGGGTGCAGGTGTCGCCCAAGGGGGACCGGGTGGTGTACCAGGCGCTCGGACACCTTTATACGCGCGAGCTGCCCGATGGCCTTCCGCGCCGGCTGACGAAGCAGACGGAGCACTTCGAGATGCACCCGTCGTTCTCGCGGGACGGCAAGTCCATCGTTTACACCACGTGGGACGACGACAAGCTCGGCACCGTGCGCGTGGTGTCCGCCGGTGGGGGCGAGGGCAAGGTGGTGAGCGCGCAGCCGGGGTTCTACTTGGAGCCGGCGTTCTCTCCGGATGGCCGCTCCATCGTCTACCGCGCCTCCGGGGGCGGATACCTGCTGCCGGGGCTCTACAGCCGGGACCCGGGGCTCTACGTGGTGGGCAAGGACGGCGGCACGCCGCGCCGGCTCTCGAAGGACGGTGAGCAGCCGCACTTCGGGGCGGGCTCGGACCGGGTCTACTTCCTCGCGGTGGAGGGCGGAGAGAAGGAGGACAAGCGGGAGCTGCGCAGCATCGGCCTGGATGGGACCGCGCCGCGCACGCACCTGACCAGCGCGGAGGTCAGCACCTACCGCGTCTCCCCGGACGAGCGCTGGGTGGCGTTCCAGGAAGTCTTCAATGCGTACGTCGCCCCGCTGAGCCGGGGGGGCAAGACGGTGGTGGCCAGCAAGGACAGCAAGGCGCTGCCGGTGACGCGGGTGTCCCGCGACGCGGGCAACTTCCTGCACTGGTCGGGCGACTCGAAGCGACTGTACTGGGCGCTCGGGCCCGAGCTGTTCTCGCGCGAACTGAAGGAGGCGTTCTCCTTCGTGGAGGGCGCGCCGGAGAAGCTGCCCGAGCCGCCGCAGAAGGGGCTGGAGATTGGCTTCCTGGAGAAGGCGGACGTGCCCACCGGCACGGTGGCGCTCGTGGGCGGCCGGATCCTCTCCATGCGCGGGGACGAGGTCATCGAGGACGGCGTGGTGGTGGTGAGCGGCAACCGCATCACCGCGGTGGGCAAGGCCGGCCAGGTGCAGGTGCCCGCGGGGGCCAAGGTGGTGGACGTGAGCGGCAAGACGGTGATGCCGGGGCTGGTGGACGTGCACTGGCACGGCGCGATGGGCTCGGAGGGGATTCTGCCCGAGCAGAGCTGGGTGCATCTCGCCTCGCTGGCGTTCGGCGTGACGACGCTGCATGACCCGTCCAACGCCACGGGGGAGATCTTCGCGGCCAGCGAGCTGGGCCGGGCGGGGTTCACCCTCTCGCCGCGCATCTTCTCCACGGGCACCATCCTCTATGGGGCGCAGGGTGTGGGGTACCGCGCGCCCATCGACACGCTGGACGATGCGCGCTCCCACCTGCGGCGGATGAAGGCGGTGGGGGCCTTCAGCGTGAAGAGCTACAACCAGCCGCGGCGGGATCAACGGCAGAAGGTGCTCCAGGCCGCCCGCGAGCTGGGGATGCTGGTGGTGCCGGAGGGCGGCTCGCTCTTCCACCACAACATGACGATGGTGGTGGATGGGCACACGGGCGTGGAGCACTCGCTGCCCGTGGGCCGCATCTACGCGGACGTGCTCCAGCTCTGGGGCCCGAGCAAGGTGGGCTACACCCCGACGCTGGGCGTGGCGTACGGCGGACTCATGGGCGAGGAGTACTGGTACCAGAAGACGAACGTCTGGGAGAACCCGCGGCTGGCGGCCTTCGTGCCCCGGCGGGTGGTGGACGCGGCGAGCCGGCGCCGCCTGCGCGTGCCGGACGAGGAGTTCAACCACATGCGCGTGGCGAAGGCGGCCAAGGAGCTGAATGACGCGGGGGTGAGCGTGCAGCTCGGAGCGCATGGCCAGCGCGAGGGGCTGGCGGCCCACTGGGAGCTGTCCATGTTCGGCCAGGGGGGCATGAGCCCCTTGCAGGCCTTGCGCGCCGGGACGCTCGCGGGCGCGGCCTACCTGGGGTTGGACAAGGAGCTCGGCTCGTTGGAGGTGGGCAAGCTCGCGGATCTGATCGTCCTGGATCGCAACCCGCTGGAGAACCTGAGCCACACGGACTCGGTGCGCTACACGATGGTGAACGGACGGCTGTTCGATGCGGCGACGATGAACGAGGTGGGCAATCACCCCCGCTCGCGCGCGAAGCTCTTCTTCGAGCAGGAGGGCGGCGATGCGTGGGCGCCCGGGATGACACACACGCTCGAAGAGGACTGA
- a CDS encoding M20/M25/M40 family metallo-hydrolase → MPVATFLLPSSLMLQLLTATPPPAPAPKAAPPVAASLPVAERLVGAALTEGHAWGRLEELTDGVGARLSGSEGAEAAVQWALRAFKADGVKAWLEPVKVPHWVRGEERAELLASERFRGRPLSVMALGGSAATPPEGITGEVVEVRSLEELSALGERVKGRVVLFGHTMQKPEDYGRFAALRSRGPAAAAKAGAVAALVRSLATASLATPHTGATRFEEGEPRIPAASVTVEDAELLSRLVAAGGPVRVKLVLGCQELPDVDSFNVVAEVKGREKPQEVVLLGAHLDSWDVGTGAHDDGAGVVMVMEAARLLTKQKAAPRRTVRVVLFMNEENGLRGARAYAETHAAELSRHVAALELDVGGGRPVGVALRAGPGAGDRVRPWLSPLRAVDAGTLVEAEAGGADLLPLIPAQVPFFGVKQDVSRYFDVHHTHADTLDKVDPVALAQSTAAVTWLAYAMAEMPETLPRPEAPSKPLGP, encoded by the coding sequence GTGCCCGTGGCCACCTTCCTGCTTCCGTCCAGCCTGATGCTTCAGCTCCTGACGGCCACTCCGCCCCCGGCCCCGGCGCCCAAGGCCGCGCCTCCGGTGGCGGCCTCGCTCCCGGTGGCGGAGCGGCTCGTGGGCGCGGCGCTCACCGAGGGGCATGCGTGGGGCCGGCTCGAGGAACTCACGGATGGTGTGGGCGCCCGGTTGTCGGGCTCCGAGGGGGCCGAGGCCGCGGTGCAGTGGGCCCTTCGCGCCTTCAAGGCGGACGGGGTGAAGGCCTGGCTGGAGCCCGTCAAGGTGCCACACTGGGTGCGCGGGGAGGAGCGCGCGGAGCTGCTCGCCTCGGAGCGCTTCCGGGGCCGGCCGCTGAGTGTGATGGCGCTGGGGGGGAGCGCGGCGACGCCTCCGGAGGGAATCACCGGGGAGGTGGTGGAGGTGCGCTCCCTCGAAGAGCTGAGCGCGCTCGGGGAGCGGGTGAAGGGCCGCGTGGTCCTCTTCGGCCACACCATGCAGAAGCCCGAGGACTATGGGCGCTTTGCCGCGTTGCGCTCCCGGGGCCCGGCGGCGGCGGCCAAGGCGGGGGCGGTGGCGGCGTTGGTGCGCTCACTGGCCACCGCGTCGCTGGCCACACCGCACACGGGGGCCACCCGCTTCGAGGAGGGAGAGCCGCGCATCCCCGCGGCCTCCGTCACGGTGGAGGACGCGGAGCTGCTCAGCCGGCTCGTCGCGGCGGGAGGCCCGGTGCGGGTGAAGCTGGTGCTGGGATGCCAGGAACTGCCGGACGTGGACTCCTTTAATGTGGTGGCCGAGGTGAAGGGCCGCGAGAAGCCCCAGGAGGTGGTGCTGCTGGGCGCGCACCTGGACTCGTGGGATGTGGGCACGGGCGCGCACGATGATGGCGCGGGGGTGGTGATGGTGATGGAGGCCGCGCGGCTGTTGACGAAGCAGAAGGCCGCGCCGCGGCGCACGGTGCGGGTGGTGCTCTTCATGAATGAGGAGAACGGCCTACGGGGCGCGCGCGCCTATGCCGAGACGCATGCCGCCGAGCTGTCCCGCCACGTGGCGGCGCTGGAGCTGGATGTGGGCGGCGGCCGGCCGGTGGGCGTGGCGCTCCGGGCCGGGCCGGGGGCGGGGGACCGGGTGCGGCCCTGGTTGAGCCCGCTGCGGGCGGTGGACGCCGGAACGCTCGTGGAGGCGGAGGCGGGGGGCGCGGATCTGTTGCCGTTGATTCCCGCGCAGGTGCCTTTCTTCGGCGTGAAGCAGGATGTGTCGCGCTACTTCGATGTGCACCACACGCACGCCGACACCCTGGACAAGGTGGACCCGGTGGCGCTGGCGCAGAGCACGGCCGCGGTGACGTGGTTGGCCTACGCGATGGCGGAGATGCCCGAGACGTTGCCCCGCCCGGAAGCCCCCTCCAAGCCCCTGGGCCCCTGA
- a CDS encoding carbonic anhydrase gives MVKPFVAQVPYAEEHPHVLAIYCSDGRFTDAVEELASHLGHERIDTLTLPGGPGLLNRWSADYLESDMVTRAARFLIQGHDIQEVLLLAHAGCGYYRARHGALGPEYVAEQQLKDLKDAANELTQAYPGITVHAYFVRPHGKQIHFESVD, from the coding sequence ATGGTCAAACCCTTCGTTGCCCAGGTCCCCTACGCGGAAGAGCATCCCCACGTCCTGGCCATCTACTGCTCGGACGGACGCTTCACGGACGCCGTGGAGGAGTTGGCAAGCCACCTGGGACATGAGCGCATCGACACCCTCACCCTCCCGGGAGGTCCTGGCCTGCTGAACCGGTGGTCGGCGGACTACCTGGAGAGCGACATGGTCACCCGTGCCGCCCGCTTCCTGATTCAGGGACACGACATCCAGGAGGTGCTGCTGCTGGCCCACGCGGGCTGCGGCTACTACCGCGCTCGTCACGGTGCCCTCGGGCCGGAGTACGTCGCGGAGCAGCAACTCAAGGATCTGAAGGATGCCGCCAACGAACTGACCCAGGCCTATCCTGGCATCACCGTGCACGCTTATTTCGTCCGTCCGCACGGCAAGCAGATCCACTTCGAGTCAGTGGATTAA